Proteins encoded in a region of the Amia ocellicauda isolate fAmiCal2 chromosome 19, fAmiCal2.hap1, whole genome shotgun sequence genome:
- the ror1 gene encoding inactive tyrosine-protein kinase transmembrane receptor ROR1 has translation MYRAAGTERRRGGGQRCFVRLLLVLGVAVGTRRAAGSDVPQDPHVMSTSSWNISSEADKDYFLKLDAPMNNITTSQGQTAELHCKVSGKPTPAIRWLKNDAPVVPEPRRVSFRLTDFGSRLRIRNLDTTDTGYFQCVATNGKSTVSTTGVLFVKFGLSPAPNPGKPLPDEYDEEGFCQPYRGIACARFIGNRSIFVDSLQMQGEIETQITAAFTMIGTSSHLSDRCSQFAIPSLCHFAFPFCDRSSGVDKPRDLCKDECEILENDLCKTEYIIARSNPIILKSLKLPNCDDLPASGSPEAANCMRIGIPMAEPIDKSHKCFNSTGADYRGTVSVTKSGLQCQPWNSQYPHSHTYLAVRFPELNGGHSYCRNPANQLEGPWCFTLDESVRMDLCDIPVCDAKVSNKIEILYILVPSVAIPLAIALLFFFICVCRNNQKAAQPPAQRQPKPVRGQNVEMSMLNAYKPKSKAKELPLSAVRFMEELGECTFGKIYKGHLYLPGMDHAQLVAIKTLKDFSNPQLWAEFQQEAALMSELHSHNVVCLLGVVTQEQPVCMLFEFLNHGDLHEFLILRSPHSDVGCSSDEDGTVRSSLDHGDFLHVAIQIAAGMDYLASHFFVHKDLAARNILVGEQLHVKISDLGLSREIYASDYYRVQPKALLPIRWMPPEAIIYGKFSTDSDIWSFGVVLWEIFSFGLQPYYGFSNQEVIEMIRKRQLLPCPEDCPPRMYGLMAECWQESPQRRPRFKDIHTRLRAWEGLSSHASSTTPSGGNTTTQTTSLSASPVSNLSNPRYANYMYPAPGLPQGQIAGYVAAPMPQNQRYIPVNGYPIPPGYAAFPAAHFQPQGPPRVIQHCPPPKSRSPSSASGSTSTGHVTSVPSTGSNQDANTPLLAHCMTISNLPGAGAVPVFGHMSQKAVAMDPSQAALLIDSNRHMYSDSVITADL, from the exons ATTATTTCCTGAAGCTAGACGCCCCCATGAACAACATCACCACGTCTCAGGGCCAGACCGCCGAGCTGCACTGCAAGGTCTCGGGCAAGCCCACCCCGGCCATCCGCTGGCTGAAGAACGACGCTCCCGTGGTCCCCGAGCCCAGGCGGGTGTCCTTCCGGCTCACCGACTTCGGCTCCCGTCTGCGGATCCGCAACTTGGACACCACTGACACGGGCTACTTCCAGTGCGTCGCCACCAACGGCAAGAGCACGGTGTCAACCACCGGGGTGCTCTTCGTCAAGTTCG GTCTGAGTCCCGCCCCCAACCCGGGAAAACCTTTGCC GGACGAGTATGATGAAGAGGGCTTCTGCCAGCCGTACAGGGGCATCGCCTGCGCCCGCTTCATCGGCAACCGGAGCATCTTTGTGGATTCGCTGCAGATGCAGGGGGAGATTGAGACCCAAATCACAG CCGCCTTCACCATGATCGGCACGTCCAGCCACCTGTCGGACCGCTGCTCCCAGTTCGCCATCCCCTCACTGTGCCACTTCGCTTTCCCCTTCTGCGACCGCTCGTCCGGCGTGGACAAGCCGCGCGACCTGTGCAAGGATGAGTGCGAGATCCTGGAGAACGACCTGTGCAAGACGGAGTACATCATCGCCCGCTCCAACCCCATCATCCTCAAGAGCCTCAAGCTGCCTAACTGCGATGACCTGCCCGCCTCGGGGAGCCCGGAGGCAGCCAATTGCATGCGCATCGGCATCCCCATGGCCGAGCCCATCGACAAGA GTCACAAGTGCTTCAACAGCACTGGCGCCGACTACCGGGGGACAGTCAGCGTGACCAAATCGGGCCTGCAGTGCCAGCCGTGGAACTCCCAGTACCCCCACAGCCACACCTACCTGGCGGTGCGCTTCCCGGAGCTCAACGGCGGCCACTCGTACTGCCGCAACCCTGCCAACCAGCTCGAGGGGCCCTGGTGCTTCACCCTGGACGAGTCCGTGCGGATGGACCTGTGCGACATCCCGGTCTGCG ACGCCAAGGTGAGCAACAAGATCGAGATCCTGTACATTCTGGTGCCCAGCGTGGCGATCCCCCTGGCCATCGCCCTGCTGTTCTTCTTCATCTGCGTCTGCCGCAACAACCAGAAGGCGGCGCAGCCCCCGGCGCAGAGGCAGCCCAAGCCGGTGCGCGGCCAGAACGTGGAGATGTCCATGCTGAACGCCTACAAGCCCAAG AGTAAAGCCAAGGAGCTGCCGCTGTCTGCCGTGCGCTTCATGGAGGAGCTGGGCGAGTGCACCTTTGGCAAGATCTACAAAGGCCACCTGTACCTGCCCGGCATGGACCACGCCCAGCTCGTGGCCATCAAGACGCTGAAGGACTTCTCCAACCCGCAGCTGTGGGCTGAGTTCCAGCAGGAGGCGGCGCTCATGTCCGAGCTGCACTCCCACAACGTCGTGTGCCTGCTGGGTGTGGTGACCCAGGAGCAGCCCGTCTGCATGCTCTTCGAGTTCCTCAACCACGGCGACCTGCACGAGTTCCTCATCCTGCGCTCGCCCCACTCGGACGTGGGCTGCAGCAGCGACGAGGACGGCACGGTGCGTTCCAGCCTGGACCACGGGGACTTCCTGCACGTGGCCATCCAGATCGCTGCTGGCATGGACTACCTGGCCAGCCACTTCTTCGTCCACAAGGACCTGGCCGCCCGCAACATCCTGGTTGGGGAGCAGCTCCACGTCAAGATCTCCGACCTGGGGCTCTCCCGTGAGATCTACGCCTCGGACTACTACCGCGTCCAGCCCAAGGCCCTGCTGCCGATCCGCTGGATGCCCCCGGAGGCCATCATCTACGGGAAGTTCTCCACGGACTCGGACATCTGGTCCTTTGGTGTGGTGCTGTGGGAGATCTTCAGCTTCGGCCTGCAGCCCTATTATGGCTTCAGCAACCAGGAGGTGATCGAGATGATCCGCAAGAGGCAGCTGCTGCCCTGCCCCGAGGACTGCCCCCCACGGATGTACGGGCTGATGGCGGAGTGCTGGCAGGAGAGCCCCCAGCGCCGGCCGCGCTTCAAGGACATCCACACGCGGCTGCGGGCGTGGGAGGGCCTCTCCAGCCACGCCAGCTCCACCACGCCCTCGGGGGGCAACACCACCACCCAGACCACCTCCCTGAGCGCCAGCCCCGTGAGCAACCTCAGCAACCCCCGCTACGCCAACTACATGTACCCGGCGCCAGGGCTGCCGCAGGGCCAGATCGCCGGCTACGTGGCGGCGCCCATGCCCCAGAATCAGCGCTACATCCCGGTGAACGGGTACCCCATCCCGCCGGGCTACGCCGCCTTCCCCGCCGCCCACTTCCAGCCGCAGGGCCCCCCCCGCGTCATCCAGCACTGCCCGCCTCCCAAGAGCCGCTCGCCCAGCAGCGCCAGCGGCTCCACCAGCACGGGTCACGTGACCAGCGTGCCGTCCACCGGCTCCAACCAGGACGCCAACACGCCCCTGCTGGCCCACTGTATGACCATCTCGAACCTGCCCGGCGCCGGGGCCGTGCCGGTCTTCGGACACATGAGCCAGAAGGCCGTGGCGATGGACCCGTCGCAGGCAGCGCTGCTCATAGACTCGAATCGGCACATGTACAGCGACTCGGTCATCACCGCGGATTTGTGA